The following coding sequences lie in one Helicoverpa armigera isolate CAAS_96S chromosome 8, ASM3070526v1, whole genome shotgun sequence genomic window:
- the LOC110383740 gene encoding perilipin-4 isoform X30, which translates to MFSGIADKNLGAFRSIGEKTASLFERKKKDAEQVASEKVQEAAHVVEDQVKKAGEIIGGAQKTATDAAGTANDAKHSAIDALDKELSKVSLAAGEAQDAASKALADGKKVVDVTKDTLATTADNTKKAAESAYNTTKDTVSSTIQSTVDTTQKVAQSAIDTGKTYATTARDSVANTVNSTVENTKHAAQTAVDTTKSYVDSAKDTAQSTFQMAYDASVGAAGSAYNMGLSYLESAKDTVASTVDSTKKTAQSTLETGKTYVNSAKDTVQSTINTTIDTTKTAAQTAVETGKTYVNTAKDSVANTVHSTVDTTKNVAAAAVEKGTTMIGTAKESVANTINTTVDTTKNVAAAAVDKGTTLIGSAKDTVASTVDTTKNVAAAAVDKGTTFIGTAKDTVASTAQTTVDSTKNAAASAVNQGSTFIGTAKDNVTSTVQSTVDSTKNAASAAVDKGTTLFGSAKDTVGSTVQTTLDTTKNVAAAAVEKGTTAIGTAKDTVASTIHTTVDTTKNVAAAAVEKGSAMVGTAKDTVASTYQTTVDTTKNVAAAAVEKGTTAIGTAKDTVASTYQTTVDTTKNVAAAAVEKGTTAIGTAKDTVASTVHTTLDTTKNVAAAAVEKGSAMVGTAKDTVSNTVHSTVDTTKSVASSAVDKGSSLIGSAKDTVTNTFDSTKQAAASAVDTGVSYATSAKDTLANTVHSTVDATKNVTSSVVDKGVSLVGSAKDTVAHTFDATKNAAASAVGTGVSFAASAKDTLANTVHSTVDATKNVASSAVDKGVSFVGSAKDTLASTVDTAKNAAAGAVDTSISFLGSAKDTVANTVHSTVDTTKSAAASVVDKGVSFVGGAKDSVTETLRFKTEEVVEDAVDSAEGLIETNLQGPKDSTENVLSEGVKTVENTADTINTTVDATKKAAEDAKAQAAKAAEDAKEKARLAAKAAEDEAKRVANAAVEESKKAAEKAAADASNAINSTVDNTLKRVETAADEGIKNASNVVDSKLKETDKYLNEKRDHLLSNLSSAVNDASTGATGLLSKGLTAFPK; encoded by the exons ACAAGAACCTTG GGGCGTTCCGAAGCATCGGCGAGAAGACTGCGTCCCTCTTCGAGCGCAAGAAGAAAGATGCCGAGCAAGTGGCTTCTGAGAAGGTGCAGGAAGCTGCCCATGTCGTAGAAGACCAGGTCAAGAAAGCCGGTGAAATCATCGGCGGGGCACAGAAGACCGCTACCGACGCTGCGGGTACTG CTAACGACGCGAAGCACTCAGCCATTGATGCTTTAGACAAGGAGCTGTCGAAGGTATCCCTGGCCGCTGGTGAGGCACAGGACGCGGCCAGCAAGGCTCTCGCTGACGGCAAGAAAGTCGTCGATGTCACTAAAG ACACATTGGCGACCACCGCAGATAACACAAAAAAGGCAGCTGAGTCAGCGTACAACACTACAAAAG atacTGTGTCAAGCACTATTCAAAGTACCGTAGATACCACACAGAAAGTTGCTCAATCGGCTATTGATACCGGCAAAACTTATGCCACAACCGCTAGAG attcaGTCGCTAACACAGTCAATAGTACAGTAGAAAATACAAAACACGCCGCCCAAACGGCTGTAGACACGACAAAGTCTTACGTAGATAGTGCCAAAG ATACTGCCCAAAGTACGTTTCAAATGGCATACGATGCGTCCGTTGGTGCTGCTGGCTCCGCTTATAATATGGGCTTGTCCTATTTAGAGAGTGCtaaag ATACGGTAGCAAGCACAGTAGATAGCACAAAGAAAACTGCACAAAGTACACTAGAAACTGGGAAAACCTACGTCAACTCCGccaaag atACGGTTCAGAGCACAATTAATACGACAATAGATACGACTAAAACTGCTGCCCAAACCGCAGTAGAAACAGGAAAAACATATGTTAACACGGCCAAAG ATAGTGTAGCGAATACAGTTCATTCAACTGTAGATACCACGAAGAATGTGGCGGCAGCCGCTGTAGAGAAGGGCACAACTATGATTGGCACTGCCAAAG AATCCGTAGCAAACACAATAAATACAACTGTGGACACTACTAAAAATGTGGCCGCCGCTGCTGTTGACAAAGGCACAACACTTATTGGCAGTGCTAAag ATACGGTTGCAAGCACAGTAGACACTACTAAAAATGTAGCGGCTGCTGCTGTCGATAAAGGCACTACATTCATTGGCACAGCTAAAG ATACCGTAGCAAGCACTGCACAGACTACAGTAGACTCGACTAAGAACGCTGCCGCATCAGCTGTGAATCAGGGAAGCACATTCATTGGCACTGCCAAAG ATAATGTTACAAGCACAGTGCAATCGACAGTAGACAGTACTAAAAACGCGGCGTCCGCTGCAGTTGACAAGGGCACAACACTTTTTGGTTCAGCTAAAG ATACGGTAGGAAGCACAGTCCAAACTACATTAGATACGACCAAAAATGTAGCTGCCGCTGCTGTAGAAAAAGGCACTACTGCGATTGGCACAGCTAAAG ataCGGTAGCCAGCACAATTCACACTACAGTAGACACAACTAAAAACGTTGCTGCCGCTGCAGTAGAAAAAGGCTCAGCAATGGTTGGCACAGCTAAAG ATACGGTTGCAAGCACATATCAAACCACTGTAGACACAACTAAAAATGTAGCTGCCGCCGCAGTCGAAAAGGGCACTACCGCTATTGGCACAGCTAAAG ATACGGTAGCAAGCACATATCAAACCACTGTAGACACAACTAAAAATGTTGCTGCCGCCGCAGTCGAGAAGGGCACTACCGCGATTGGCACAGCTAAAG ACACGGTAGCAAGCACAGTTCACACAACATTAGACACAACTAAAAACGTTGCTGCCGCTGCAGTAGAGAAAGGGTCAGCAATGGTTGGCACAGCTAAAG ACACAGTGTCAAACACGGTACACAGTACAGTTGACACGACAAAAAGTGTGGCTTCATCTGCAGTTGACAAGGGCTCGTCTCTAATTGGCAGTGCCAAAg ATACCGTAACAAATACATTTGACTCGACAAAACAGGCTGCGGCTTCGGCTGTTGACACTGGCGTATCTTACGCTACGAGTGCCAAAG aCACGCTAGCAAATACCGTTCATAGCACTGTAGATGCAACAAAGAATGTTACATCGTCGGTTGTAGACAAAGGCGTATCTTTAGTAGGAAGTGCCAAAG ATACCGTAGCCCATACTTTTGATGCAACTAAAAACGCAGCCGCTTCTGCAGTTGGTACTGGTGTATCTTTCGCCGCCAGTGCTAAAG ACACGCTAGCAAATACCGTACATAGCACTGTAGATGCAACAAAGAACGTAGCATCATCGGCTGTAGACAAAGGCGTATCTTTCGTAGGAAGTGCCAAAG ATACATTGGCAAGCACTGTAGATACGGCTAAAAATGCGGCAGCTGGTGCCGTAGACACGAGCATTTCATTCTTAGGATCGGCTAAAG ATACGGTTGCAAACACAGTCCACAGCACTGTAGACACAACAAAGTCGGCCGCGGCTTCAGTTGTCGATAAAGGAGTATCTTTTGTCGGAGGTGCTAAAG ATTCAGTAACAGAGACACTACGCTTTAAAACTGAGGAGGTGGTGGAAGATGCCGTAGACTCAGCTGAAG gttTAATAGAAACGAACCTTCAAGGGCCCAAAGATTCTACTGAAAACGTTCTGAGTGAGGGTGTAAAGACAGTCGAAAACACAGCCG ATACGATCAACACCACAGTGGACGCGACTAAGAAGGCCGCCGAAGACGCGAAGGCACAAGCCGCTAAGGCCGCTGAAGACGCGAAGGAGAAGGCCAGACTCGCTGCTAAAGCCGCTGAGGATGAGGCCAAGAGAGTTGCTA ACGCCGCCGTTGAAGAGTCGAAGAAGGCAGCCGAGAAGGCGGCAGCAGACGCCAGCAATGCCATCAACAGCACCGTGGACAACACCCTGAAGAGGGTGGAGACTGCCGCTGATGAGGGCATCAAGAACGCCAGCAATGTTGTCGACTCCAAGCTCAAGGAAACTGACAAGTACCTCAATGAGAAGAGGGATcat CTGCTGTCCAACCTGTCATCAGCCGTCAATGATGCGTCAACAGGCGCCACCGGTCTGCTGAGCAAGGGCCTGACCGCCTTCCCCAAGTAG
- the LOC110383740 gene encoding perilipin-4 isoform X24 has product MFSGIADKNLGAFRSIGEKTASLFERKKKDAEQVASEKVQEAAHVVEDQVKKAGEIIGGAQKTATDAAGTANDAKHSAIDALDKELSKVSLAAGEAQDAASKALADGKKVVDVTKDTLATTADNTKKAAESAYNTTKDTVSSTIQSTVDTTQKVAQSAIDTGKTYATTARDSVANTVNSTVENTKHAAQTAVDTTKSYVDSAKDTAQSTFQMAYDASVGAAGSAYNMGLSYLESAKDTVASTVDSTKKTAQSTLETGKTYVNSAKDTVQSTINTTIDTTKTAAQTAVETGKTYVNTAKDSVANTVHSTVDTTKNVAAAAVEKGTTMIGTAKESVANTINTTVDTTKNVAAAAVDKGTTLIGSAKDTVASTVDTTKNVAAAAVDKGTTFIGTAKDTVASTAQTTVDSTKNAAASAVNQGSTFIGTAKDTVGSTVQTTLDTTKNVAAAAVEKGTTAIGTAKDTVASTIHTTVDTTKNVAAAAVEKGSAMVGTAKDTVASTYQTTVDTTKNVAAAAVEKGTTAIGTAKDTVASTYQTTVDTTKNVAAAAVEKGTTAIGTAKDTVASTVHTTLDTTKNVAAAAVEKGSAMVGTAKDTVASTIQTTVDTTKNVAAAAVEKGTTAIGTAKETLANTVHSTVDTTKNVAAAAVEKGTNIIGSAKDTVSNTVHSTVDTTKSVASSAVDKGSSLIGSAKDTLANTVHSTVDATKNVTSSVVDKGVSLVGSAKDTVAHTFDATKNAAASAVGTGVSFAASAKDTLANTVHSTVDATKNVASSAVDKGVSFVGSAKDTLASTVDTAKNAAAGAVDTSISFLGSAKDTVANTVHSTVDTTKSAAASVVDKGVSFVGGAKDSVTETLRFKTEEVVEDAVDSAEGLIETNLQGPKDSTENVLSEGVKTVENTADTINTTVDATKKAAEDAKAQAAKAAEDAKEKARLAAKAAEDEAKRVANAAVEESKKAAEKAAADASNAINSTVDNTLKRVETAADEGIKNASNVVDSKLKETDKYLNEKRDHLLSNLSSAVNDASTGATGLLSKGLTAFPK; this is encoded by the exons ACAAGAACCTTG GGGCGTTCCGAAGCATCGGCGAGAAGACTGCGTCCCTCTTCGAGCGCAAGAAGAAAGATGCCGAGCAAGTGGCTTCTGAGAAGGTGCAGGAAGCTGCCCATGTCGTAGAAGACCAGGTCAAGAAAGCCGGTGAAATCATCGGCGGGGCACAGAAGACCGCTACCGACGCTGCGGGTACTG CTAACGACGCGAAGCACTCAGCCATTGATGCTTTAGACAAGGAGCTGTCGAAGGTATCCCTGGCCGCTGGTGAGGCACAGGACGCGGCCAGCAAGGCTCTCGCTGACGGCAAGAAAGTCGTCGATGTCACTAAAG ACACATTGGCGACCACCGCAGATAACACAAAAAAGGCAGCTGAGTCAGCGTACAACACTACAAAAG atacTGTGTCAAGCACTATTCAAAGTACCGTAGATACCACACAGAAAGTTGCTCAATCGGCTATTGATACCGGCAAAACTTATGCCACAACCGCTAGAG attcaGTCGCTAACACAGTCAATAGTACAGTAGAAAATACAAAACACGCCGCCCAAACGGCTGTAGACACGACAAAGTCTTACGTAGATAGTGCCAAAG ATACTGCCCAAAGTACGTTTCAAATGGCATACGATGCGTCCGTTGGTGCTGCTGGCTCCGCTTATAATATGGGCTTGTCCTATTTAGAGAGTGCtaaag ATACGGTAGCAAGCACAGTAGATAGCACAAAGAAAACTGCACAAAGTACACTAGAAACTGGGAAAACCTACGTCAACTCCGccaaag atACGGTTCAGAGCACAATTAATACGACAATAGATACGACTAAAACTGCTGCCCAAACCGCAGTAGAAACAGGAAAAACATATGTTAACACGGCCAAAG ATAGTGTAGCGAATACAGTTCATTCAACTGTAGATACCACGAAGAATGTGGCGGCAGCCGCTGTAGAGAAGGGCACAACTATGATTGGCACTGCCAAAG AATCCGTAGCAAACACAATAAATACAACTGTGGACACTACTAAAAATGTGGCCGCCGCTGCTGTTGACAAAGGCACAACACTTATTGGCAGTGCTAAag ATACGGTTGCAAGCACAGTAGACACTACTAAAAATGTAGCGGCTGCTGCTGTCGATAAAGGCACTACATTCATTGGCACAGCTAAAG ATACCGTAGCAAGCACTGCACAGACTACAGTAGACTCGACTAAGAACGCTGCCGCATCAGCTGTGAATCAGGGAAGCACATTCATTGGCACTGCCAAAG ATACGGTAGGAAGCACAGTCCAAACTACATTAGATACGACCAAAAATGTAGCTGCCGCTGCTGTAGAAAAAGGCACTACTGCGATTGGCACAGCTAAAG ataCGGTAGCCAGCACAATTCACACTACAGTAGACACAACTAAAAACGTTGCTGCCGCTGCAGTAGAAAAAGGCTCAGCAATGGTTGGCACAGCTAAAG ATACGGTTGCAAGCACATATCAAACCACTGTAGACACAACTAAAAATGTAGCTGCCGCCGCAGTCGAAAAGGGCACTACCGCTATTGGCACAGCTAAAG ATACGGTAGCAAGCACATATCAAACCACTGTAGACACAACTAAAAATGTTGCTGCCGCCGCAGTCGAGAAGGGCACTACCGCGATTGGCACAGCTAAAG ACACGGTAGCAAGCACAGTTCACACAACATTAGACACAACTAAAAACGTTGCTGCCGCTGCAGTAGAGAAAGGGTCAGCAATGGTTGGCACAGCTAAAG ATACGGTAGCAAGCACAATTCAAACCACTGTAGACACAACTAAAAATGTCGCTGCCGCTGCAGTCGAGAAGGGCACTACAGCTATTGGCACAGCTAAAG aaacattAGCGAATACTGTACACTCGACTGTAGATACCACTAAAAATGTAGCCGCTGCAGCTGTTGAAAAAGGCACAAACATTATTGGCAGTGCGAAAg ACACAGTGTCAAACACGGTACACAGTACAGTTGACACGACAAAAAGTGTGGCTTCATCTGCAGTTGACAAGGGCTCGTCTCTAATTGGCAGTGCCAAAg aCACGCTAGCAAATACCGTTCATAGCACTGTAGATGCAACAAAGAATGTTACATCGTCGGTTGTAGACAAAGGCGTATCTTTAGTAGGAAGTGCCAAAG ATACCGTAGCCCATACTTTTGATGCAACTAAAAACGCAGCCGCTTCTGCAGTTGGTACTGGTGTATCTTTCGCCGCCAGTGCTAAAG ACACGCTAGCAAATACCGTACATAGCACTGTAGATGCAACAAAGAACGTAGCATCATCGGCTGTAGACAAAGGCGTATCTTTCGTAGGAAGTGCCAAAG ATACATTGGCAAGCACTGTAGATACGGCTAAAAATGCGGCAGCTGGTGCCGTAGACACGAGCATTTCATTCTTAGGATCGGCTAAAG ATACGGTTGCAAACACAGTCCACAGCACTGTAGACACAACAAAGTCGGCCGCGGCTTCAGTTGTCGATAAAGGAGTATCTTTTGTCGGAGGTGCTAAAG ATTCAGTAACAGAGACACTACGCTTTAAAACTGAGGAGGTGGTGGAAGATGCCGTAGACTCAGCTGAAG gttTAATAGAAACGAACCTTCAAGGGCCCAAAGATTCTACTGAAAACGTTCTGAGTGAGGGTGTAAAGACAGTCGAAAACACAGCCG ATACGATCAACACCACAGTGGACGCGACTAAGAAGGCCGCCGAAGACGCGAAGGCACAAGCCGCTAAGGCCGCTGAAGACGCGAAGGAGAAGGCCAGACTCGCTGCTAAAGCCGCTGAGGATGAGGCCAAGAGAGTTGCTA ACGCCGCCGTTGAAGAGTCGAAGAAGGCAGCCGAGAAGGCGGCAGCAGACGCCAGCAATGCCATCAACAGCACCGTGGACAACACCCTGAAGAGGGTGGAGACTGCCGCTGATGAGGGCATCAAGAACGCCAGCAATGTTGTCGACTCCAAGCTCAAGGAAACTGACAAGTACCTCAATGAGAAGAGGGATcat CTGCTGTCCAACCTGTCATCAGCCGTCAATGATGCGTCAACAGGCGCCACCGGTCTGCTGAGCAAGGGCCTGACCGCCTTCCCCAAGTAG
- the LOC110383740 gene encoding perilipin-4 isoform X39 codes for MFSGIADKNLGAFRSIGEKTASLFERKKKDAEQVASEKVQEAAHVVEDQVKKAGEIIGGAQKTATDAAGTANDAKHSAIDALDKELSKVSLAAGEAQDAASKALADGKKVVDVTKDTLATTADNTKKAAESAYNTTKDTVSSTIQSTVDTTQKVAQSAIDTGKTYATTARDSVANTVNSTVENTKHAAQTAVDTTKSYVDSAKDTAQSTFQMAYDASVGAAGSAYNMGLSYLESAKDTVASTVDSTKKTAQSTLETGKTYVNSAKDTVQSTINTTIDTTKTAAQTAVETGKTYVNTAKDSVANTVHSTVDTTKNVAAAAVEKGTTMIGTAKESVANTINTTVDTTKNVAAAAVDKGTTLIGSAKDTVASTVDTTKNVAAAAVDKGTTFIGTAKDTVASTAQTTVDSTKNAAASAVNQGSTFIGTAKDNVTSTVQSTVDSTKNAASAAVDKGTTLFGSAKDTVGSTVQTTLDTTKNVAAAAVEKGTTAIGTAKDTVASTIHTTVDTTKNVAAAAVEKGSAMVGTAKDTVASTYQTTVDTTKNVAAAAVEKGTTAIGTAKDTVASTYQTTVDTTKNVAAAAVEKGTTAIGTAKDTVSNTVHSTVDTTKSVASSAVDKGSSLIGSAKDTVTNTFDSTKQAAASAVDTGVSYATSAKDTLANTVHSTVDATKNVTSSVVDKGVSLVGSAKDTVAHTFDATKNAAASAVGTGVSFAASAKDTLANTVHSTVDATKNVASSAVDKGVSFVGSAKDTLASTVDTAKNAAAGAVDTSISFLGSAKDTVANTVHSTVDTTKSAAASVVDKGVSFVGGAKDSVTETLRFKTEEVVEDAVDSAEGLIETNLQGPKDSTENVLSEGVKTVENTADTINTTVDATKKAAEDAKAQAAKAAEDAKEKARLAAKAAEDEAKRVANAAVEESKKAAEKAAADASNAINSTVDNTLKRVETAADEGIKNASNVVDSKLKETDKYLNEKRDHLLSNLSSAVNDASTGATGLLSKGLTAFPK; via the exons ACAAGAACCTTG GGGCGTTCCGAAGCATCGGCGAGAAGACTGCGTCCCTCTTCGAGCGCAAGAAGAAAGATGCCGAGCAAGTGGCTTCTGAGAAGGTGCAGGAAGCTGCCCATGTCGTAGAAGACCAGGTCAAGAAAGCCGGTGAAATCATCGGCGGGGCACAGAAGACCGCTACCGACGCTGCGGGTACTG CTAACGACGCGAAGCACTCAGCCATTGATGCTTTAGACAAGGAGCTGTCGAAGGTATCCCTGGCCGCTGGTGAGGCACAGGACGCGGCCAGCAAGGCTCTCGCTGACGGCAAGAAAGTCGTCGATGTCACTAAAG ACACATTGGCGACCACCGCAGATAACACAAAAAAGGCAGCTGAGTCAGCGTACAACACTACAAAAG atacTGTGTCAAGCACTATTCAAAGTACCGTAGATACCACACAGAAAGTTGCTCAATCGGCTATTGATACCGGCAAAACTTATGCCACAACCGCTAGAG attcaGTCGCTAACACAGTCAATAGTACAGTAGAAAATACAAAACACGCCGCCCAAACGGCTGTAGACACGACAAAGTCTTACGTAGATAGTGCCAAAG ATACTGCCCAAAGTACGTTTCAAATGGCATACGATGCGTCCGTTGGTGCTGCTGGCTCCGCTTATAATATGGGCTTGTCCTATTTAGAGAGTGCtaaag ATACGGTAGCAAGCACAGTAGATAGCACAAAGAAAACTGCACAAAGTACACTAGAAACTGGGAAAACCTACGTCAACTCCGccaaag atACGGTTCAGAGCACAATTAATACGACAATAGATACGACTAAAACTGCTGCCCAAACCGCAGTAGAAACAGGAAAAACATATGTTAACACGGCCAAAG ATAGTGTAGCGAATACAGTTCATTCAACTGTAGATACCACGAAGAATGTGGCGGCAGCCGCTGTAGAGAAGGGCACAACTATGATTGGCACTGCCAAAG AATCCGTAGCAAACACAATAAATACAACTGTGGACACTACTAAAAATGTGGCCGCCGCTGCTGTTGACAAAGGCACAACACTTATTGGCAGTGCTAAag ATACGGTTGCAAGCACAGTAGACACTACTAAAAATGTAGCGGCTGCTGCTGTCGATAAAGGCACTACATTCATTGGCACAGCTAAAG ATACCGTAGCAAGCACTGCACAGACTACAGTAGACTCGACTAAGAACGCTGCCGCATCAGCTGTGAATCAGGGAAGCACATTCATTGGCACTGCCAAAG ATAATGTTACAAGCACAGTGCAATCGACAGTAGACAGTACTAAAAACGCGGCGTCCGCTGCAGTTGACAAGGGCACAACACTTTTTGGTTCAGCTAAAG ATACGGTAGGAAGCACAGTCCAAACTACATTAGATACGACCAAAAATGTAGCTGCCGCTGCTGTAGAAAAAGGCACTACTGCGATTGGCACAGCTAAAG ataCGGTAGCCAGCACAATTCACACTACAGTAGACACAACTAAAAACGTTGCTGCCGCTGCAGTAGAAAAAGGCTCAGCAATGGTTGGCACAGCTAAAG ATACGGTTGCAAGCACATATCAAACCACTGTAGACACAACTAAAAATGTAGCTGCCGCCGCAGTCGAAAAGGGCACTACCGCTATTGGCACAGCTAAAG ATACGGTAGCAAGCACATATCAAACCACTGTAGACACAACTAAAAATGTTGCTGCCGCCGCAGTCGAGAAGGGCACTACCGCGATTGGCACAGCTAAAG ACACAGTGTCAAACACGGTACACAGTACAGTTGACACGACAAAAAGTGTGGCTTCATCTGCAGTTGACAAGGGCTCGTCTCTAATTGGCAGTGCCAAAg ATACCGTAACAAATACATTTGACTCGACAAAACAGGCTGCGGCTTCGGCTGTTGACACTGGCGTATCTTACGCTACGAGTGCCAAAG aCACGCTAGCAAATACCGTTCATAGCACTGTAGATGCAACAAAGAATGTTACATCGTCGGTTGTAGACAAAGGCGTATCTTTAGTAGGAAGTGCCAAAG ATACCGTAGCCCATACTTTTGATGCAACTAAAAACGCAGCCGCTTCTGCAGTTGGTACTGGTGTATCTTTCGCCGCCAGTGCTAAAG ACACGCTAGCAAATACCGTACATAGCACTGTAGATGCAACAAAGAACGTAGCATCATCGGCTGTAGACAAAGGCGTATCTTTCGTAGGAAGTGCCAAAG ATACATTGGCAAGCACTGTAGATACGGCTAAAAATGCGGCAGCTGGTGCCGTAGACACGAGCATTTCATTCTTAGGATCGGCTAAAG ATACGGTTGCAAACACAGTCCACAGCACTGTAGACACAACAAAGTCGGCCGCGGCTTCAGTTGTCGATAAAGGAGTATCTTTTGTCGGAGGTGCTAAAG ATTCAGTAACAGAGACACTACGCTTTAAAACTGAGGAGGTGGTGGAAGATGCCGTAGACTCAGCTGAAG gttTAATAGAAACGAACCTTCAAGGGCCCAAAGATTCTACTGAAAACGTTCTGAGTGAGGGTGTAAAGACAGTCGAAAACACAGCCG ATACGATCAACACCACAGTGGACGCGACTAAGAAGGCCGCCGAAGACGCGAAGGCACAAGCCGCTAAGGCCGCTGAAGACGCGAAGGAGAAGGCCAGACTCGCTGCTAAAGCCGCTGAGGATGAGGCCAAGAGAGTTGCTA ACGCCGCCGTTGAAGAGTCGAAGAAGGCAGCCGAGAAGGCGGCAGCAGACGCCAGCAATGCCATCAACAGCACCGTGGACAACACCCTGAAGAGGGTGGAGACTGCCGCTGATGAGGGCATCAAGAACGCCAGCAATGTTGTCGACTCCAAGCTCAAGGAAACTGACAAGTACCTCAATGAGAAGAGGGATcat CTGCTGTCCAACCTGTCATCAGCCGTCAATGATGCGTCAACAGGCGCCACCGGTCTGCTGAGCAAGGGCCTGACCGCCTTCCCCAAGTAG